From Xanthomonas citri pv. mangiferaeindicae:
GCGCGCGGAAGAGAGGGCCGCGTTGCAGTGCCGAAGATCGCGACACCTCCCCCGCTCGCGGGGGAGGTCGGCGCCGCAGGCGCCGGGTGGGGGCATCCCGCGATCCCCACCGCGTATCCTGCACCGATGACCGACATCCGGAAGTCCTCGATGCGCCCCATGCTGCTCGCCGTGCTGATCGCAACGTTCGCGATTCCCGCCGCCCAGGCGCAGGCGCCGTACACGCGCTTCGACGAGGCGCCGCAGACCGACGCGCCGTCGCAGGCCGAACAGCGCGCCTGGACCGACTGGCTGCAGCGCAGCGCCGCCGCCCTCGCCGACCACGGACAGCCGCGCGATCTCGCCCTGGCGGCGATGCTGCGCTCGGCGACCACGATGGCGGGCTACGGGCCGCGCGATGACGACGCGCCGTCGTCGGCGGCGCCCGCCGACGCGCAAGCCGACGCCTGGCGGCGCAGCGCGGCGGACAAGGCCGGTGACGATGCGCTCGCCAATGCGCTGCTGATGGCCGGCGGCGATGCCCCGCTTCGTCTGCGCGCGGCGCAGCGCTGGCTCGGCAGCGACCCGGAGAACCTCGCGCCGCTGCTGTATCGGGGCGGCCGTGTCGACACGCTGCTGGCCGATGCGCGCGCCGCGCGCCGCTTCGACCTGGGCATGCTCGAGCAGGTCCGCTGGATCCAGGCTGCGCTGCTGCGCCACCCGCCGACCGCGACCGAACGCGCGGCGCTCGCCGATGCGGGCGACTACATCGCCGACGAACACGCGGCGACGATCGCGATGACGCTGTGGGCCGCGTTCCCACCGCCGGGCCTGGCGCCGATGCTGCAGGCCTGCACGCCAGACGCGCTGCGCGGCGACGCCGACCGCCTGCGCGATTGCCGCCATATCGGCACGCTGATGGCCGAGACCGCCGACACCCAACTGGGTCGCATGCTCGGTCTCGAACTGCTGGCGCGCACCGCGGCCACCGCGGCCGAGCGGCGCGACGCGCAATCGCGCCAGCGCACGCTCGACTGGCAGATGCTCGAGTGGGGGCGCATCGCCGGGTCGCAGCCACGCGATGGCGCCGCGCAACTCGTGCGCCTGCTCGCCGAGCCGTCGATCCGCAGCGAAGTCGCACTGGTCGAGCGCGTGCTGCAGGAGGCGGGCGTGTCGCTGACGCCGCCGGCGGACTGGCAACCGATGCGTTGATCCGTCGCGTCGCGTGCGCGTGGTCAGTCGCGTTTGATCGCACGCCCGCGCACGGTGTGCGCGTCGAACACGAACGCGTAGGTCAGACGCACGGGCACGGCCATCACGACCGTGTCGTCGCCGCGACACTCCGGATCGGCGTCGGCGGCCGCCGCGTCGGGAAACGTACAGATCGCTGCAGCGACGAACGACCAGCGCGCCAATGGCGGGATCAGATGGCCTCGATCCGGAAATGGGACATCGCGTCGCCGATCACATCGATCAGCGCACCGTGTTCGGCGTCGAGCCAGAACTCGACGGCGGCATGCATCGCCGACATGACCAGCGCTGCGGCCAGGCGCGGGGCCAGGCTGACGGCCGGATCGGCACCGATGCGCTGGCCGATTGCCGCGGCGATCGCCTGTTCGATGTCCCGATCCGCCTTGGCCGCTTCGGCGAACAGCGAAGGCTCTTTGCGGATCAGCCGGCCCCGGGCGATCCAGTCGCGATCGGGTTCTTCCTCGAACAGTGTCAACGCCGTTGCGCGCAGCGCGTCGTGTAGAGACCGGTCGACCGGCTGCTTGGCGAGGATCTCGCAGAAGTGCTCCGCGCGGATCGTGACGCTGCCGACGATGGCCGCTTCCTTGCTGGAGAAATAGTTGTTGAAGGTCCGGGTCGAGACGTCGGCCTCGGCGGCGATGTCTTCCACGCGCACGTGCGCGACCCCGCGTTCGAGCGCGTGGGCCAGTGCGATCGCGCTCAGGTTTGCGCGCAACGCACGCTTCTTGCGTTCACGAAGGCCCACGACGGGGGACGCTGTACTCATCGAATCGAGCTTTCCGGGACGGATGGACGGGCGGGCCTGCTGTCAGCGGCCGTCTTCGAGCGTGCTCGAGCATCGGTAAGTATCAGTCAGGCCATCCGCCGCATCCAACCGTCGGGAATCGAGCCGTCGCGACGGGTGGACCCGAGCCGTGTCGTCTTGCCAATAAATTTGCTTAACAAGAAAAATTGCGCAAGGAGAAATAATTAGCTATCGTGCATCGGCACGGGAGGCCGACCCCTGTCTTTCCGGCAGGTCGGGCGACCGCGATGCACGCCAGGCGCCGCGCACCGCCGTCACGGTCTCGCCGTTGCACCTTTCTTATCGACGGAGCAAACGCAGTGACGATCGAATTCAGCCATTGGCCGGAGCACTACGGAAAGTCGTTCCAGGTGACGAAGATCCTGGGGCTCGCCTCGCTCGGATTTGCCGATGCCACGGAAATCTTCGAGGCGTGCAAGCACATCGATCCCGACAACGACGAAACGTGGGTGCGGGAGTGGCTGACAACGGCGGAGGCCGTCGAGCGGCACGCGCAGCGCGCCGAGGCGCTCGGGAACTGGTACGCGGCGAGAGCGGCCTATGCGCGCGCCTGCAACTACGCACGCACCGCCGAGTTCATGGTCAAGAACGATGAGGCCGAGAAGGTCCGTCTGATCCGCAAGTCGACCGCGCTGTTCGAGGCGGCCGGCCAGTACTTCGACGTCAAACCGGAGAAGGTCCAGGTTGCGTACGAGGATGTCCAACTGGACGGCTACTTCTTCTCGCCCGACTGGATCGAGGGCCCGAAGCCGACCTTGTTCGCGCTCAACGGCGGCGAAGAGCATTCGTCGGAGAACTATTTCAACCTCGGACCGGCCTTCATCGAAAGCGGATACAACTTCTTCGTCTACGACCAGCCGGGAACGGGACTGTCGCTGTATGAGAAGGGCAAGACGCGGCGCGCCGATAGCGAGGCGTTCCACTCCAGGGCCGTCGACTTTCTGCTGACCCGGCCGGAGGTGGATCCCGATCGCATCATCGTGTTCGGCGAAAGCTTCGCCGGCTACGATGCGCTGCGTTTCGCCGCATTCGATCAGCGCATTGCCGCGGTGATCTCGGACGGCGGCACGCACAAGTTCGACTGGGCCGCCATGCTCAAGTGGATGCCGCCGAGCCTGGCCGCTCACGGCCTTCGCATCCTCGGCGCGAAAAGCCTGGAGGACTTCGCCAACGACCCGCAGTTCGCCTACGACCTCGAGGGTATCCTGCATCAGATCCAATGCCCGTTACTGGTGGTCCACGGCGCAGAGGAGGCGCTGGTGCAGCCTGATCCGCTCAGACAAGCGCTGACCAACTACGAGCAGGCCGGTTCGAAGCACAAGACATTCCTGCCGATCGAGGATCGCCGGCTCGGTGGACTCGAGCACTGCCAGGTCGACAACAAACACGTCGCGCGCGAAGTGGTGTTGAACTGGTTGTGCTCGATCGGCCTGGGGCCGTCTGCGCCGCGGTCCGCGCGTCCTCAGGCGGCGTGATCGATCGGGCGGCCGTCGCGGGATGGCGGTGTAGGGGCGTCGGACGTGCACCCGTCGCAAGGCCGCACCGGTACCGGGGCAGGTTCGCGGGCGATGCGCGGGCCATGGCCCCGCGCATCGCCCACTGTCGCGGCCACCGTTACAGCCGCTGCGCCTTGCCGGCGGCCAGCGCGTCATCGAGCAGGCGCGGCAGGGCCGCTTCGACCTGGCGGCTGGCTTCGGCCTGGCGCTTGCCGAGCGCGCCCTGTTGGCGGCCCAGTTCGGCCTGCTGTCGGCCCAGCGCACGTTGACGGTCGCCGAGCTCGCGCTGGCGCGCCGCGATCTCGTCGAGGTCGCGCTGTTCGCTGGCCGGGACGTTGCCGTTGCCGGCCAGTGCGCGCTGCGCGGCGGCGGTGGCCAGGCGGGCCTGTCGCTGGCTCAGAACGCCCTGCTCGGCGCCGAGCCGGCCTTGCTCCCCGCCCAGCCGACCTTGCTGCGTGCCCAGCTCGCCCTGCTCGCGGCCCAGGCGGGCGACGGGTTCGAAGAGCGTGTCGAAGCGGCGCAGGGTGGCGGGGTCGCGGATCAGATAGCGGTCGTTGCCACGTCGCAGCCACAGCGCATCGCCGCTGCCGGTCTGGCGCTTGGCTTCCTCGAAATCCTCCGTCGACCCGCTCATGGCGAAATCGGCGCCGCCGCGGCTCCGCACATAGGCTTGGGACGTCCGGCCGGAGATCTGGACCTGACGGGTGCCGACCGTCGTCGCCGAGGCGAGCGACGACGCGATTGCGGGTGCGGCGGCGGCCAGGGCTTCGGACG
This genomic window contains:
- a CDS encoding alpha/beta hydrolase, which encodes MTIEFSHWPEHYGKSFQVTKILGLASLGFADATEIFEACKHIDPDNDETWVREWLTTAEAVERHAQRAEALGNWYAARAAYARACNYARTAEFMVKNDEAEKVRLIRKSTALFEAAGQYFDVKPEKVQVAYEDVQLDGYFFSPDWIEGPKPTLFALNGGEEHSSENYFNLGPAFIESGYNFFVYDQPGTGLSLYEKGKTRRADSEAFHSRAVDFLLTRPEVDPDRIIVFGESFAGYDALRFAAFDQRIAAVISDGGTHKFDWAAMLKWMPPSLAAHGLRILGAKSLEDFANDPQFAYDLEGILHQIQCPLLVVHGAEEALVQPDPLRQALTNYEQAGSKHKTFLPIEDRRLGGLEHCQVDNKHVAREVVLNWLCSIGLGPSAPRSARPQAA